Proteins found in one Parasteatoda tepidariorum isolate YZ-2023 chromosome 7, CAS_Ptep_4.0, whole genome shotgun sequence genomic segment:
- the LOC107448562 gene encoding ATP-dependent zinc metalloprotease YME1L, producing the protein MLQFGTPIHYLPQVIAPLKNFATILSSYVNKISVKFKERKHESKSDECLIICPESFQEVLMNVDPAFINIHSYLIEKYKINLIDQGVSLHPVFYSSNPTFFENKYGFPEVELCHKNMLTNGVSLLRLKYNVLHYPIARGFKTRSVSKCGGLRTSSNSSSVSLSWKDRLPFFGGWKSKELKSQAAVDQQAKLKTLLSDESLTVDEQQRLRIAFAEGYSAADTKDKASSKVSIFNIFRDLLGIILILYILSSVMSGSFRRVFMGTANEVYPEEIDVTFDDVKGVNEAKQELQEIVEFLKNPDKFSALGGKLPKGVLLVGPPGTGKTLLARAVAGEADVPFFHAAGPEFDEILVGQGARRVRDLFARAKSRAPCVIFIDEIDSVGAKRSNSLLHPYANQTINQLLTEMDGFRQNEGVIVLGATNRRDDLDKALLRPGRFDVEITVSVPDLNGRKEILQLYLGKVKMAQDVDVDMLARGTTGFTGADLENMVNQAALRAAIDQEHSVTMSYLENARDKVLMGPERKSRIPDEEANVITAYHEAGHALVAHYTKDSHPLHKVTIIPRGPSLGHTAYIPEKEHYHVTKSQMLAQLDTLMGGRVAEELIFGSDKITSGASSDLKQATAIATNMVKGWGMSEKVGVRTFDEDNRSIIVVSELSSTTSENIDSEIKRLLSESYERARNILKIHYKEHKKIAEALLKYETLDAKDVKQLLTESGDLSRKIKDA; encoded by the coding sequence ATGCTTCAGTTTGGAACTCCAATTCATTATTTGCCACAAGTAATtgctcctttaaaaaatttcgcaaCAATCTTGTCGAGTTATGTCAATAAAATAAGTGTTAAGTTTAAGGAGAGGAAGCATGAAAGCAAATCTGATGAATGTCTGATAATATGTCCTGAGAGTTTTCAAGAAGTTCTTATGAATGTTGATCCTGCATTCATAAATATACACTCGTatcttattgaaaaatacaagatCAACTTAATTGATCAAGGGGTTAGTCTGCATCCTGTATTTTACTCATCAAATCcaactttctttgaaaataagtatGGATTTCCAGAAGTAGAGTTATGTCATAAAAACATGTTAACAAATGGTGTCAGCTTATTACGTCTGAAATATAATGTCCTCCACTATCCTATTGCTAGAGGGTTCAAAACTAGAAGTGTTAGTAAATGTGGCGGTTTGCGTACTTCATCCAATAGCTCATCTGTTTCTTTATCTTGGAAAGATCGTCTCCCTTTCTTTGGCGGCTGGAAAAGCAAAGAATTAAAGAGCCAAGCTGCTGTTGATCAAcaggcaaaattaaaaactctgcTTTCAGATGAAAGTTTAACAGTAGATGAACAACAAAGACTTCGCATAGCATTTGCAGAAGGCTATAGTGCTGCTGATACTAAAGATAAAGCGAGTTCAAAAGTCagcatatttaatatatttagagaTTTATTGGGTATTATTCTTATATTGTATATTCTGTCATCTGTTATGAGTGGGTCTTTTCGTCGAGTTTTTATGGGAACTGCAAATGAAGTTTATCCGGAAGAAATTGATGTTACTTTTGATGATGTTAAAGGTGTAAATGAAGCTAAACAGGAGCTACAGGAAATTGTAGAGTTTCTGAAAAATCCAGATAAGTTTTCAGCTTTAGGTGGAAAGCTACCTAAGGGAGTGTTGCTTGTTGGACCACCAGGTACTGGTAAAACGCTTTTGGCTCGTGCAGTTGCAGGTGAAGCTGATGTACCATTTTTTCATGCTGCAGGCCCtgaatttgatgaaattttagttgGACAAGGTGCTCGTAGAGTTCGAGATCTCTTTGCAAGGGCTAAATCTCGAGCACCTTGTGTAATATTCATTGATGAAATTGATTCTGTTGGTGCAAAACGTAGTAATTCGTTATTGCACCCTTATGCCAATCAAACAATTAATCAGTTGCTTACTGAAATGGATGGTTTTAGACAAAATGAAGGTGTTATAGTTTTGGGTGCCACTAATCGAAGAGATGATTTAGACAAAGCTCTTTTGAGGCCTGGTAGATTTGATGTAGAAATTACTGTTAGTGTTCCAGATTTAAATGGCCGTAAGGAGATTCTCCAGTTGTATCTTGGGAAGGTAAAAATGGCACAAGATGTTGATGTTGACATGCTTGCCAGAGGAACAACTGGCTTCACTGGTGCAGATTTAGAAAATATGGTTAATCAAGCTGCATTAAGAGCTGCTATTGATCAAGAACATTCAGTAACTATGAGTTATCTGGAAAATGCCCGAGACAAGGTGTTAATGGGCCCTGAGAGGAAGTCGAGAATTCCAGATGAAGAGGCTAACGTAATTACAGCATACCATGAAGCTGGACATGCTCTTGTTGCTCATTACACCAAAGATTCTCACCCTCTACATAAAGTAACTATTATACCAAGAGGTCCATCTTTAGGACATACTGCTTATATACCTGAGAAAGAGCATTATCACGTGACCAAATCTCAAATGCTTGCCCAATTGGATACTCTAATGGGAGGAAGAGTTGCTGAAGAACTAATATTTGGATCAGACAAAATTACTTCAGGAGCATCAAGTGATTTAAAACAAGCTACTGCCATTGCCACAAATATGGTTAAAGGATGGGGTATGTCGGAAAAAGTTGGAGTACGAACATTTGATGAAGATAATAGATCCATTATTGTTGTGAGTGAACTTTCATCCACCACTTCTGAGAACATAGATTCTGAAATCAAAAGATTGCTTAGCGAATCATACGAACGAGCCAGAAACATCCTTAAGATTCATTACAAAGAGCATAAGAAAATTGCCG